Proteins found in one Zea mays cultivar B73 chromosome 1, Zm-B73-REFERENCE-NAM-5.0, whole genome shotgun sequence genomic segment:
- the LOC103636683 gene encoding 3-oxo-Delta(4,5)-steroid 5-beta-reductase produces MSLSWWWTRSVGAVRERKDELAGVPEHSFQSVALVVGSTGIVGASLVDILPRSDTPGGPWKVYALSRRPPPPWSLPSSSSLTHIHVDLTDFAAVAEALTPLTDITHVFYVAWSPRATEAENQEANSAMLRNVLSVVVPNCPALAHVSLQTGTKHYLGPFELIGKIPTPDPPYTEDVPRLDCPNFYYDQEDVLFAAVSRRGGAVSWSVHRPNLILGFSPRSFFNVVCSLCVYAAICRKEGVALRWPGCLGSWESFSNASDADLIAEQHIWAAVDPMAKNQAFNSNNGDLYNWKTLWPVLAARFGLEWTGYDGEEKQFKVSEAMAGKEAVWAEIVRENGLVETRLRDVADWWLIDVVVYEHGANWKLLDSMNKSKEHGFLGFRDTVKSFNKWIDKMKACKIVP; encoded by the coding sequence ATGAGCTTGAGCTGGTGGTGGACACGGTCTGTCGGCGCAGTCAGAGAGCGCAAAGATGAGCTCGCCGGCGTGCCTGAGCATTCCTTCCAGAGCGTGGCCCTCGTCGTTGGCTCCACCGGCATAGTAGGCGCCTCCCTCGTGGACATCCTCCCACGGTCGGACACCCCCGGCGGGCCATGGAAGGTATACGCGCTCTCCCGCCGTCCACCACCGCCCTGGTCCCTGCCGTCATCCTCCTCGCTGACACACATACACGTCGATCTCACCGACTTCGCCGCCGTCGCCGAGGCCCTCACGCCGCTCACCGACATCACGCACGTCTTCTACGTCGCCTGGTCCCCGCGCGCCACTGAGGCGGAGAACCAGGAGGCCAACTCCGCCATGCTCCGCAACGTCCTCTCCGTCGTCGTCCCCAACTGCCCCGCCCTCGCCCACGTCTCGCTCCAGACGGGCACCAAGCACTACCTGGGACCGTTCGAGCTCATTGGCAAGATCCCCACTCCGGACCCGCCCTACACCGAGGACGTGCCGCGCCTGGACTGCCCAAACTTCTACTACGACCAAGAGGACGTCCTCTTCGCCGCAGtctcccggcgcggcggcgccgtgAGCTGGTCCGTGCACCGCCCCAACCTCATCCTCGGCTTCTCTCCGCGGAGCTTCTTCAACGTCGTGTGCAGCCTGTGCGTGTACGCCGCCATCTGCCGCAAGGAGGGGGTCGCTCTGCGCTGGCCGGGGTGCCTTGGCTCCTGGGAGAGCTTCAGCAACGCCTCCGACGCGGACCTCATCGCCGAGCAGCACATCTGGGCGGCCGTCGACCCCATGGCCAAGAACCAGGCGTTCAACAGCAACAACGGAGACCTTTACAACTGGAAGACGCTGTGGCCGGTACTCGCCGCTCGTTTCGGGCTGGAGTGGACCGGGTACGACGGCGAGGAGAAGCAGTTCAAGGTGTCGGAGGCCATGGCCGGGAAAGAGGCGGTGTGGGCGGAGATTGTCAGGGAGAACGGGCTCGTGGAGACACGCCTCCGCGACGTTGCCGATTGGTGGCTTATCGACGTCGTGGTCTATGAGCATGGCGCCAACTGGAAGCTTTTGGATAGcatgaacaagagcaaggagcacggattCCTCGGCTTCCGCGACACAGTGAAGTCCTTCAACAAGTGGATTGACAAGATGAAGGCCTGCAAGATTGTTCCTTGA